The DNA sequence CATTTTCCGAACCAATAGGCACTCTTGCATTTTGAAGAGTTTTAATGTCTCTGTAAACTGTTCTAAGGCTTATTTCAAATCTATTTGCAATTTCTTTAGCAGCAATTATTTTTTTGACTGCGATTGAACTAATATAGATGTCAATCGTGTCAGTCTATCCATTTTTAGTTGATTATTTTGGGCATGTGCCTTATGGTTTTGGCTATGATTTGTGGTGGCACTGGCAGTCGACGGATTTCCTGTCGTGGCAAATCTAGCCGTTGATGGTTTCTTAGTTTCAAATTAACGAATTGTAGCCATAAATTAGGGCCCTTGTTAGCAATTGATTAATGTATAGCCAACTGTCCTGATTTCCATACACTTCCGTCAAAATATTTGTCCTAATGGTGAAATAGCAATTCCTACCATCATACAAGGAATTAATTTCTTTTTTCCAACCCGATTTTTTCTACCTATAAACTGAAACAAAACCCTTTCCATTAAGTCAATTTGCCAAGCATGAGCATTATATAAAAAGAAAACGCTGCTACCAAGGAAATCAACGTCAATATTTGAATCGTCACTTTGTTCCACAAAGCTAGAAAAGCAATATTATGTAGGCTTCATTGCACAATAACGTAGGTTTTTGATCCACGTTCTGACTCTTTTATCGACCACCTTCACATCGAGAAGTGTAGCACCACAGTCTGCAATAATCTGCTCCACTATATGGGGTGAAATTGTATGCACCTGGATTGGTGGACGGCCACGGACAATTTTCCAAAATGGTTTTAACCTTTCCATTTTGAAGTTGTACATCTTTTCTGCAAATGATCCTGGTTTGGGGCTGGAGCCTTTTGGCGTGCGTACCTGAAATAGTGCTGTACCGCCGGGCTTAAGTATGCGGAAAAACTCTTTGATGTATTCCACCTGATAGCGTGGTGCCATATGCTGCAACACAATGTTTGTGTATACAAAATCAAAAGTGTTGCTATTTAAACATTCTAGGTTAGGTTCAGTGTTGGTAATGTAAGTGCATTTTTTATCGAATTTATTGTACCCAAGGGCGCCAGTTATCATGGTGTTGGAAATATCCACTCCAGTAACTTGATCAAAGTGATGACAAAGACCTTGGGTCAATCTTCCTACACCACAGCCGAAATCCAATGCAGTGCCATAGCGGATTTCAACATCAAGGTTTTCCAGATAGGCAAACACAGCGTTGATTTCATTTCGCCCTGTCTCAAAAAATTCTTCTGGATCCCATTTATTTCCACGTTTTTTATCATCTGTGAGAATCGCCCAAAGGGGATCGTCTGC is a window from the Muricauda sp. SCSIO 65647 genome containing:
- a CDS encoding class I SAM-dependent methyltransferase, whose translation is MSLKNVQKAYEKVGADDPLWAILTDDKKRGNKWDPEEFFETGRNEINAVFAYLENLDVEIRYGTALDFGCGVGRLTQGLCHHFDQVTGVDISNTMITGALGYNKFDKKCTYITNTEPNLECLNSNTFDFVYTNIVLQHMAPRYQVEYIKEFFRILKPGGTALFQVRTPKGSSPKPGSFAEKMYNFKMERLKPFWKIVRGRPPIQVHTISPHIVEQIIADCGATLLDVKVVDKRVRTWIKNLRYCAMKPT